Sequence from the Methanobrevibacter arboriphilus genome:
AACAACAAAAGATGCTTGTGATGAAATACTAAAAGCAAAGATTAAAAATCAAAACAATATTTAAGATCAAAAAAATTTTAAATTCAAAATAATAATCAATAAATAAAGATAATAATCAAAATATTAAAAAATCAAAATAATATTTAAAAATAAAAACATTTAACTTAATACTCATCTTAATCCCAATATTCATAATACAGGTTCCATTTTTTTCATCAATAAACCCATAAATATGACTAATATAGGGAAAAAGAAAATATAAATAATAAGAATAATGTTAACTGGAACTAGATCCCCCATTACAGTAGAAGCTGCCATTAGCATTATCAAAAGGATTACAGGACCTAATATAGCTATGAATGTGTATATCATTATAAAAGCATTCAGTTTTTGAGAATAATCTTTTAATTTTATTCTAATATCATAGGAAATATCTTCAGCAATTATATTAAGATTTGAAGAAAGATTTCCCCCAGTATTCATAGTTCCAATAATCTGTTGAATTATTCTATTTAGACCATCAGAAGAAGTTCTATCAGCTAAATTAGTCAATGCTCTTTCAGTAGTTTCCCCATACTTGATTTCTTCAATAACTATTGAAAATTCATGAGATAACAACCCATAATTAGAGTTAGCTATTGAATTTATGACATCATGTAAACCTTTACCTGATCTTAACTCAGTAACCATCTGTCGAACTGCATAAGGTAATTCATTAGATATTTCAGCCTTATTTTTATCTTTATTCCTCTTTGGAAAACTAATAATCCAAAATATTACTATAATTAATAAAATCAAGATAGCTAAAGCTACCTCAAAACCCAAAAACATATAACTAAAAATTATACAAACCAATGAAATTGAGACTAGAATCAATAAAAATAGTTTTATATTAATAAATGGTATAGAGATAAAACCAATTTTTTTATTATAAAAGAATTTATTTAAATTTCCATCTATAAAATTAAGTTTTATATTTTCAGTTCTTGAGTTTCTTTTTATTATAGAATTTCTAATATTTTCAAAGAGAGTGTTATTAATATTTTTTTTATATGAATCTTTTTTATTTAAATATTTTTTATTTAAGTCTTCTTTAACTAAATATTTTTTATCTAAATATTTTTTATTTAAGTTTTCTTTATCTAAATCTTCTTTATCTAAGTTTTTTTCATCTAAATATTCATTATTATATTTATTTATTTTAGAATATTTATCTATGTTATTATGTCTATTTATATCAGTTAAATTATTGTTTAATCCATCACCATCCTCATTATTTAAATAGCTATTATTAAAGTTTTTATTCTTTGAATTACGATTAAGAACTTTTTTATTAATTTCATCACAAATTCTTTTTGTAAATGTAAAAAATAAAAAAAGAATATTTCTAAAAATTATAAAAATTTTAAAAGTTAAATTAAATAATATTATACATTTGCCTGTTAAAGAAATGAAAAAGCTTTTTAAAATAATATCTACTCCTAATCTTGAATTATAACATTAGTAAACCCATAATCTAAGCTTCATAATTTAAGCATTTGATATGTAATCAAGGACATTGAAAGGGTTTAAATAGTAATTACCTATAAATTTATTTAATTCATGAATATTTCTAATGTTATTATCAGATAAAAAATTTAAAACTCGTTTTCTTTTATCTATTTCATCAAAAAGATCTTTAACTTTGATTCCTTTAATATTTGCAATTGTCTGTAATGTATTACAGGAGATAGAAACATTTTCTATTTCATCACTTTTTGAATTCCAATTGAAAATTTTATTCAATTGAATAGTACCTTCCTCAATACCAACAACTTCAACAACCTCAGTTACTCTTCGAACAGAAACACCATCAGAGCGATATATTCTATTTTGCATTATAATAAAGTCAATAGCTGAAATCATTACTTTTGGAACATTCATAGGAGCATTCGTAAGTCTAGTTATGGTTTCACGTGAACTGTTAGAATGAAGTGTTCCAAATCCAGAATGCCCAGTATTAAGTGCTGTAAATAGAGTTACTGCTTCTTTTCCTCTAACCTCACCTACTATTATTCTGTCAGGCCTTTGTCTTAAAGAATTTTTAACTAAATCATCCATTGTTAGCTCACCCCTATTTTCAATGTTAGAATTTCTTGTTTCCATTCTTAAAACATGTTGATGAGGTATTTGAAGTTCAAGTGTGTCTTCAATAGTTATTATCCGTTCCCTAGGATTTATAAATGCAGTTAGAGAATTTAAAGTTGTTGTTTTCCCCGAGCTTGTTCCACCAGAAATAATAGTATTAGCAGGTTTTACTCCTAAACCATCTACACATAACCATAAAAATGCAGCTAAATCAGAACTCAGTGTATTTTCATTAATGATATCTATAATAGTTAAAGGATCTTTTTTAAACTTTCTAATAGTAAGGGAAGGACCATCAGCAGAAATTGGAGGAATTGTTGCATTAACTCTTGAACCATTTTCAAGTCTTGCATCCATTATTGGAGATTCTTGATCTATTCTTCGATTAACTTGACGAGCTATCGAGTCGATTACTGAAAGAATTTCTTCATCTGTTTTATATATTAGATTTGACTCCATCATACCATAATCCCTATGATAAACAAAAACAGGCTTATTAATACCTATTATCATTATCTCTTCGAGTTCATCATCACTTATTAATGAATCAAGTTCACCATATCCAATAATTTCTTTAAAAAACTTATTAGCTAATTTATCAATTCCTTCGTTGGAAAAGCTTTTATCTGAAACATTTTTAAAAATATTATTTTTAGAATTTAATTTAATATCATTGTGATTCATCTGATTAGATGAGATATCATAACTTAAGTAATCATCTACATTCTCTTTATTTTTAATAATGCTACCTGTTAAAAAATCTTTAATATGATTTAATAATTCTTTTTCATTAATCCTAAAATTTTTACCTGAAGATACGGCTTTATCAACAAGATTATCTCTTAAATCTTCTAATAAAAATTTTTCTGTTTCTGAAAAATCTGTTTTTAATAACTCATATTTTGGTATTGTACTATTACCACTGTCTCTAAAATTATAATTTAAATCTTCATTTTCTTTATTAATAGGCATATTTTCACCTTTGATCAGATTAGTAACAATAAATAATAAATACATAATAATAGATATATACTAATAAATATACAATATAAATTAAAATAATAATCATTATAATTAATAATAAAATAATATTATTTATTATTACTATAATAATATTATTATTAAAAGTAAGATATAAAGATAACTAAAACAAAAATGATAACATGGGAAAAAAAATATTTTCAAAAAATTATAGTCGGCTTAATCTTGATAGAATAAGCTATAATCTATCAAAAGAAATAATTAATACTGAAAATATCCATAATTCTTTAAAAAAAACACAACAATGTCCAGAATGTGAAATTAATCTTCCAATTAAGATTAAAAAATTTAAAAATATAGATGAGCAAGTAAATTTATGTGATATTGATAATGAATTTGGTAGATGTAGCTGTGGAAAAAGACATCTAGATATAATAATGACACATGTTTTAAAAATAATGAAAGATGAAAAAATTAAATTAAGAAACTACAATCTCCGAAATGGACCAGTTCCACTCATAACTCCTCTAACAAACCATCCCCACATATATCTAAAAAAAAATTCTTTGATAATTTTACATACAGATTTAACAAAACATATTGCAGAGATAATATTAGATGAAGTTAGTGAAATTAAAGGAGTGTTGAAAGGAAATTCAAGAGAAACAGTTGGAAAAATTGATTCAAATTGTGAAGAGACATCATACAAAATTTTAAAGGGAAATGACATAAGATGTGATATAATTCAAAGTCCACTTGGAAAAATAGCTATAAATAAAGTTCAACATCTAAGTTACATAGAGTTTCCAAACTCTTCAGAAAACAAAATAATTAATTTATGTAATTATCTAAAATCAAAGAATTATTCCAGAGAAGAAATTTCCAAATTAAAAGTTTTAGATGGAACCTGTGGTAATGGAACTCTAGGTATATTTTTATTAAAATTAGGTGTTAAAGAAGTAGTTTTTAATGATATATGGAAACCTGCAACAATAATGACATTAGTAAATCTTGAAGCTAATGGGTTTAAGATGATCAAAGAAAGATTTAATAAAAATATATTTGAACTTAAAAGTGATGAAAGACTACTACCAAAGACAAAAATAACAAAAGAAAAAACTAGAAAAATAGAAGGATATAACTATGAAAACTTTGAAATGTCATTTGGTGAAAATTTCAGAATATATAACCTATCTATAGAAAAATTATACTCAAAACTAAAAAATTACGAATTTAATAAAGAAAATAAAGATAAAGAATTCGATATATGCATATTAGATTGTTTTCCTGAAACAAACACAAGACCAATCCAAAAAATAGCTGAAAAAATAGCCATAGATGTTTTAATTGTTTAAATCCAATACATCCTCACAGAATTTTTCTATTATAATCTTATTATATTCTTCACTTTTTTTAGACTCATCAAAATAATATAAATAATATTCAACTTCATCATTACTTTTAAATTCTAAAACAACTATAGCTATGGGACTTATAGAACAAACTCCAGATTCATCTGAATTTGAAATCATAATAGATAAATCATAGAACGGATAAATCTTAAATTTGCCTAAACTAAAAGCTTTTGTGAAAAAACTTTCTTTATGAAGTTTAAGCTTTAAAATCTCTGCCAAATATTCTTTAATCATTTTTAAGCAGCTTCCTTGATTTTAATATAAGTTTAATCATGCTTTTTTTAGTTAAAAGTTTAAAAATTTTTAATGCTGGCTTTAAAAGATTTATTTTAAATGAAATTTCACTTTTAAAATTTATAGCCTCTCTATTGAAAACTGGTTCTGCTGAGAGATTGAAAGATTTATGCATATTAGGAGTCGATGAAAAGGCCCATATATAGCCTAAAATAGTTGCAGTATCCACAGGACTCGAAAATCCCAATATCAAATGAGTTTTAAAACTTTTTAATTTTATAGAAGATAAAATAG
This genomic interval carries:
- a CDS encoding type II secretion system F family protein; amino-acid sequence: MGFEVALAILILLIIVIFWIISFPKRNKDKNKAEISNELPYAVRQMVTELRSGKGLHDVINSIANSNYGLLSHEFSIVIEEIKYGETTERALTNLADRTSSDGLNRIIQQIIGTMNTGGNLSSNLNIIAEDISYDIRIKLKDYSQKLNAFIMIYTFIAILGPVILLIMLMAASTVMGDLVPVNIILIIYIFFFPILVIFMGLLMKKMEPVL
- a CDS encoding CpaF family protein, which encodes MPINKENEDLNYNFRDSGNSTIPKYELLKTDFSETEKFLLEDLRDNLVDKAVSSGKNFRINEKELLNHIKDFLTGSIIKNKENVDDYLSYDISSNQMNHNDIKLNSKNNIFKNVSDKSFSNEGIDKLANKFFKEIIGYGELDSLISDDELEEIMIIGINKPVFVYHRDYGMMESNLIYKTDEEILSVIDSIARQVNRRIDQESPIMDARLENGSRVNATIPPISADGPSLTIRKFKKDPLTIIDIINENTLSSDLAAFLWLCVDGLGVKPANTIISGGTSSGKTTTLNSLTAFINPRERIITIEDTLELQIPHQHVLRMETRNSNIENRGELTMDDLVKNSLRQRPDRIIVGEVRGKEAVTLFTALNTGHSGFGTLHSNSSRETITRLTNAPMNVPKVMISAIDFIIMQNRIYRSDGVSVRRVTEVVEVVGIEEGTIQLNKIFNWNSKSDEIENVSISCNTLQTIANIKGIKVKDLFDEIDKRKRVLNFLSDNNIRNIHELNKFIGNYYLNPFNVLDYISNA